CTGCACGTCCGGCGGGAGGTTCACCAGCACCTCCGGCGGCATGTCGGCCAGCATCTCCGGCGACACGTTCGCCGGCAGCTTGGCCAGCACGTCCGGCGGCAAGTTGGCTAGCACGTCCGGTGACACGTTGGCCGGAATCTTGGACAGCGTCTCCGGTGGCACGTTGGCCGGCAAGCTGGCCACCATCTCCGGTGGCACGTTGGCCGGAAGGTTCGCCGGCAAGCTGGCCAGCATCTCCGGTGGCACGTTGGCCGGCAAGTTGGCTGGCATCTCCGGTGGCACGTTGGCCGGCAAGTTCACCGGAATGTTCGccggagggggcggcgccggtgcTCCTGGCTGGCCATTTGGGATCACCGGCAATGGAGTTTCAGCTAGGAGGCGCAAGCATGCAGAGGAATGGACGTTTATGGACAAAATGGCCAGGAAAGTCACGTAGAAGAGGGATCTCATCGTGACTTTCCCTTTGGAATTCCAAAGCCGGCAAACTGAGGGATTTGCAAGTCCAAAGTGAAGAATTCTCGCTGATATATGAGAATCTAATCCAAGAACAAGCTAAATTTGGTGAGGTTAAAACTGTAAACAACCCATGCTAAAAATAGCCCCAAAATGAGCTGGAAATGGCTCCAAAATGTAGCAAACAACTCATGCTTCAGAGCAAAAACTAAATATAGATGCCAAAGTGTATTTTGCGTGTATTAACCAAACCATTTGGTACTACTGGTAGTAGTTCTTTTGCAACCAGCTGGATAGTTGACTGCTAAGCCCATGATAAGTATGTAGAAAACAATAATCATGGTTTAAAGGTGGGTTTATAAGGGAACGCATTTTCAGAACGTAACTTCACATCAATAATTTCACACATATCAATCACTGAGATTACAGATTGAAATCAGTAGTTTCATTACCCCTCGAAATGTTTCAGCTAGAAGAAAGATATCTTACATGGGGACGCTGAAAATGTCGGTTGTTCTTGTCAGGAGAAAGGGAGCTTCATGATCATCACACCTCATGGTCTGCTCTGTGAAGGATTAGAGACCTGAATTTCATGAATTTTGCGCTGTATGTGCATCAACCTTCCGTTTTAATTCTTCAACACTATCCAGCACCAACATGAGCAGTTCATTTGATACCACTGCCTTCTCTGCCACTTCATAGAaggatttgcataacaaatcaAACCTTCGTGCAACCGGTGAGTCGACCATCTCATTATAGGACCAGTTAGTAATGGTACCGTGTCTCCGAATCATATCCTTTCTCCATCGCTGCAATACATATTTGGAGGGTACTTTTTTGACCTTCAGTAGAGCAAGTACGGTAATGATGTGGCTACACAATATTCCCCGGAATTCGAAATGACGGCATGTGCATTTACATCTTCCATCACAATCATCTCTGTCCCACCACACTGTGAAATCCAAGCTACATTGTTGCTCCCTAATTTTAACATCTTGCGTCACCTTGAATATGTAAACCGAACCTTCCTGTTTCAGAAGAGTTGGATAACAGTACATCTTACCTTTTAGCTGCTCTTGAAATTCTTCAAACATTTTATTTGTATAAACCTTCTGGAATTTCTTCTCAATGCCATAATGGGTGACACATGGTACAACCTCATGTGAGGATTTCCAGTTAGCATCAGTTTCCTTACAATCAATGCCCACAATTGTTTTATTATATTGGTCCAGAAACTCGTCCAACGTTGTGGTAGAATTGATGTATCCATGAAATAAACTACCAATGCTTTCACTATTTTGTGTGCAAAACATACCAGCACAAAAGTTATTTTTCACATAAGTGGGCACCCATTTATGCCTATTACAGAACAGCATATTAAGCCATGCGCTTCTGCCATGAAGGCCAAACTTGTCAATTATCTTACTCCAATTGTTTTCAAAAACAGTTTGTGTCAATGAATTATGTACCACAGTTGAAAAAGCATTTTCAATGCTTTGAAATCCTGAGAATCCACTGAGATTTTCAGGCATCTTCTTCATGACAGACTGTAAACGCCATATATGACAAGTTTGTGGAAAAACTTTCTCGATAGCATCCTGAATCGCATCGCACTGATCAGTAATTATGACTTCTGGTGGCTTATTTGACATAGCTAGCCAGGATTTGAACAGCTATAGAAAGGTCACAGTGGTCTCATCTGATAGTAGTCCACATCCCAACAAAATCGGCTGCCTGTGATGATTTACACCAACAAAAGGAACAAGAGGGATGCTCTCCTTGTTCATTAAGTATGTAGTGTCAACTGTCACGACATCCGAGAAATATTTACATGAAGCCCTACTTCTTGCATCTGCCCAGAAAACATTTCTCAGGCAGGAGTCCTTGCCAAAGTCCAAAGCATAGAAAAAGCTAGGATTCTTGAACTGCATGCAGAAGAAGTAATGATAAAGCCTATATGCATCACTGAGCTTCAGTTTTCTTTCCAATTGCAAATTGTTCATGGGATCCTTTTGACCAAATGGGCGATTTTCAGCTTGCAAGCAAGGAGTACTGGACTTCTTGTTGGCATGATTGTCTGCTCTCCCATTTGACACCCTTCTTCTTTTAGCACACGAATCAGTTTTTTGTTACATATGAAAACTTCCATTCGACTTGTTTCACTTGGACTGAGATCGTGATTGTGCTCAAGCGTAACTGAAGATAAGAAGAATTTGTCGTCAGGACCATCAAGATCCACAATTATCTTAGCTGGACATTCATTCTGATGATGCTTCCATGCATTGTTTGAGGAGCATTGAGCGTTGTCTTGTCTTCTGCAAGCGAAGGTGAAGGATTGGAAAGTGCTTGAGATTCTCCTTGTTATAGAAAATCCCTTCTTCTGAGCATATCTCTCATAGAACACAAAAGCATCATTCACACTGGCAAATGCCATCCCTTCCTTTGGTTCCATGATTTCCAAGTCATCTTCTGTGGCTTGTTCATCAGTATCACTTCCTGATTCCTCATCGACAAAATCATCCTCATTAACCACTGTTTTCACGAGTGCATTTTCTACTGTTTCCAGGTGCACATTTATCTCTTGCACCTCATCAAGGGATCCGCTTGTTGCCATTACCTAAAGATTTAAGAAATTAAGAGAGTCATAAACCCAGTCGGTAAAAACCTAGAATACAGTATTTCTTTTTGAGGACTCTACTTACTGTGTGAGAATTTGTCACAGCAGCAAGGAAATAAACCAAGTTGCCTTCTAAATTCCAATGCTCAACTCTTTCCAGTGGATAGAAACCAGGTGAGATTTTTGCACTGCTTTAAGGGCTCAGCAACCACGATTTGACCACACCTAAAACgcaaatattagggaatgacctaatattaaataaatagaaGGGTGAGGCTTCAAACCCAGGCcggctagcccaccaccttgtggagctagccaaAAAAACCCTTGAGCGTTTCTCACGATTTAACCACACCTAGAACACGACCACTCACAAGCTGAAATAAGTGgcgataggaaaaaaaaaagggaaagcaAAGCTTCTGCTTACAACATTTCCCACCCTTTTCCCCGATAATGTTGTAATGTAAGCTATTCACATTAAAACAAAAGAACAAGTTTACCATTTTGACATGACATGATACTAGAAGGTTGAAGAATGAAGACTATATGAATCCGAGCAAAAACAGAACTCAGCATTCTAAGTTTCTAACCCATTAATCAACATAATAACTCCGTACTAGTACTATCCACACTCTACCCCTATTCTTGTTCAGGTATACTAACAGTATTCACTTCTACCAGGATCCAGGAGGCGAGGGTCTCTCATCGGCTGCTGCGCCGCAAATCAAACAGAAGACAATCTTTCATGCATCCTAAGTCCCAGATAAACACACCTGGAAGAGGAAGGactcgttgccgccgccggaggcaACGTTGGGCCCCGCGAGAAACCGCTCCCCGTCCTCACGCCACCGCACACCGCTGCGAACCAAGCTGACGGGGAGCCGAGAACGGAGGAGCGCGAAgatgccggcggcgggagggagagccggcgccgccggcggcacaGGTGGAGGTGGGCGAGCGAgttcgccggcgatggcgagggcAACCACAATCTATTGTGGTCTTGACGCGAGCCCAATTCTCATTCGGCCCAATTAATGTGGGCCCATGGATTTCTCAAGCCCATTGGTAAATTTTCAGAAAGGCCCCTTCGTGTATATTGCGCATGATGCACTTTTGCGGAAACAACCTCAGAAAAGACCAAACATACCTTTGCCGCGACACAACGTCctcttccttctccttctcaTCCTCGCtacggggcggcgcggctgcggcggcagcggcggcggcggagaggcgatCAATCGACGCAGACGAAGGTTCGGTTCTACCTTGCTTATGCTGGGCGGGTGTGGAATTGAGATCCGTTGGGAGTCGGATGGATTTGTTCCTGTCGTTGGTGACGAACCCTAGCCTACTCTGTTTGGATTATTTTGCTGTGATAAATCTAATCGGGCCTCGTTTATGGTACGGATTCTCGAAACCAATCAGTTTTTAGCGGATTTATTTTATGCGAAGTATAGCGGTATAGTTtcttaactattttttttttaaaatcctcGGTTGGACATCTCATGCCTGCCTCGGTGCCTCCCCTTGCTAGATGTGCATAATTTTAGGATTGCCGAAGGGCTGAATTTTGGCGAAACCGCATTGCAGACCAAATCGATAAACCGAAGAACAAAGGGTTAATTAAGTGTTTAATTATGTACTTCGTATTTCTCTGCCCAaaaaagctttactgtttggaGTGCCGTGTTGTAAATTAGAAAATGTGTCACAAAACTTTGCTTACACTAATATTTATAGTGGCCAATGTTCATTCTACAATAATAGTTTGGTAGTAATACCGCTTACTAcatctttctttttatttgcaCAGTGCCACTGACTACATAACCACTATGAATCAGGTGTACTGATCCTCCTCAATAAGTTGGAGCAGGAGTTATCATGGTGAGTACATTCTAACTGCTTGATAGTAGCTTGTGCTAAATCCATATTCTGTTTAAGGTTTGCAAGTTCTTTTCTTCCGTGGTCACTTgttcgccttttttttttctgattggtGCCACTTCGCAGGCAAGCCTTGCTGATTCTTTCTTAGCAGATCTTGATGAACTGTCAGACAATGAAGCCTATCCTGTGAGTTTATTTCTATTTCTGCCATGCAACTAGATTTAATAAGCGATACTTCTTGAGAGCTtgttcatttatcgtcaaaatttTCAGGAAGAAGAAAATGCTGAGGCAGTGGGTATGGATGAGGATGGCGGTGAAGATATGCTTGACCTTGAGTCTCTTAATTATGATGATCTTGACAGTGTCTCAAAGCTGCAGAAGACACAGTGTTATAATGACATAATGCAGGTGCACGATCAAACTCATAAATCCTCACTTTGTTTTATATAGTTCTACATGTTGCATATGTAGGCCGTTTCTTTGTTTACCTGTCAAACTTAAAACCATATTCATATGGCGTTCCATGATGTTTTACACCAGAAGTCCAGAACATTGTTTGCTAGTTCAAAAAAGAAACATTAAAGTTGACGAATTACGTGGAACACTTTAGCACTGTAGCCTTCTGTTCGAATAAATAGAATTTGAGAGGTGTTTGTAGGATGCAAAATGAATATAGTTCACTATGCTCAGTGTTAGAATGGTTTGTGTAACTATTGGATTAATATTGACCCTGTAGGCAGGCAACCCAgttcttttatattttgaggCACAAATTGCCGTACTCCTGATGCATGATAGATTGACAATTGATGACTCCATTTGTTTATTTGCAGAAAGTTGAGGATGCACTTCAGAAAGGCACAGACTTCTCCAATCAAGGGTCCATCTTGGAGGAGGATCCAGAATACCAGCTTATTGTTGATTTCAATGCTTTGTCAGTAGATATTGAGAATGAAATCATTATAATACATAATTTCATACGCGACAAGTATAGACTGAAGTTTCCTGAACTGGAATCCCTTGTTCATCATCCTATTGACTATGCCCGTGTTGTTCAGAAGATTGGAAATGAGATTGATTTGACACTCGTAGACCTGGAAGGGCTTTTACCTTCTGCAATTATAATGGTTGTGTCAGTGACAGCATCAACAACTAACGGGAAGCCTCTTTCTGAGGAGAATCTGGCAAAAACCATTGAAGCATGTGAGAGAGCCCTTACTCTTGATGCTGCAAAGAAGAAGGTGCTTGATTTTGTCGAGAGCAGAATGGGTCGCATTGCACCAAACCTTTCTGCTATTGTTGGCAGCGCTGTTGCCTCAAAACTAATGGGAACTGCTGGTGGTTTGGGAGCACTTGCAAAAATGCCTGCTTGCAATGTTCAGTTACTTGGGGCAAAGAAGAAGAATCTTGCTGGATTTTCTAGTGCCACATCTCAGTTTCGTGTTGGCTATCTTGAACAAACTGAAGTATTTCAGAGCACACCTCCAGCTCTGAGAACTAGTGCTTGCAGACTTATAGCTGCAAAATCAACTCTAGCTGCAAGAATCAATTCAATCAGAGGTGATCCAACTGGAAAAGCTGGCCGGAACTTGTTAGAAGAAATTCGTAAGAAGATTGAGAAGTGGCAAGAACCGCCTCCTGCAAAGCTTCCAAAACCACTTCCTGTTCCAGACTCTGAGCctaaaaagaagagaggaggcCGTCGGCTTCGGAAAATGAAAGAAAGGTAAGCTTTGCTCATCGTTCTCTTTTACAGATAATATAAAACAGTCCCAGGCTTAATTTTGTGTTAACCTACTTATTGTTTTGTGCCATATGCTGAAACTTGATTTGCCAGACCCGCAATATTACCTTGTCTTAAATTTTGGAACTGATTCTGCAGATATGCGCAGACTGACATGATGAAGCTTGCGAACCGAATGCAGTTTGGGGTACCAGAAGAAAGCTCATTAGGTCAGTTAGTGTTGAGTATAGATATGCCAGTTTGACATAACATTATGTGTTTAGTTTCACCATTGTCATACTGCCTTAGATGGAAATATGGCTATTTCTTACATAATCACATCTTGCTATCATTAGGTGATGGCTTGGGGGAAGGCTATGGCATGCTTGGACAGGCAGGAAGCGGGAAACTACGTGTATCAGCTGCGCAAAGCAAACTTGCTGCTAAAGTGGCCAAAAAGTATGCTTTTGATTCTTTCTGtagtatgtttttcttttgtctttACATATTAAAGAAATAAACATGGTTCAACTTCAAAAATAAAAGGATCACTCACCATGATTGAGGGCTGGTTTAGATGGCAAAATTTTTTGTTtatgggtgtcacatcggatatacggacacacattgaagtattaaacgttatctaataacaaaacaaattacagattccgcctagaaactgcgagacgaattccgtcattagcaaatgtttactgtagcaccacattgtcaaatcatggcgcaatttggcttaaaagattcgtctcacaatttacacgcaaactgtgtaattggtttttttattaaaccacatttaatactccatgcatgtgtccaaacattcgatgtgatgggtgaaaagtttttgttttgggaactaaacagggcctgagAGTCGGAGACGGCTTGTGCCCATTTACTCGAGTCTAGACGCAGGATAATATCTAATGCGAAGTTCTCTTTCTAACTGTTAATCCAATGCAAGCAGGTTAATACTTCACACTATTAGAGAAAATGTGCAAGCAGGTTAAAACTTCACACTATTCTCTGTTGTTGCATACATATAATTCGCACTGCGTCCAGTTCCAGTTGCCCAGCAAAAGCACTAGTGAAATCCATGTTGCTGTTCTACCCTCCtgcgttattttttttttaactatgtTGCTTGTGTTTCAAGTTTTGACCTCTCACGAAATCATCAACATCACTTTGATTCTATATTATTTTTCGAATATCAGATTCAAGGAGAAGAGCTATGGTAGCAGTGGTGCAACATCTGGACTGACGTCTAGTTTGGCCTTTACACCAGTTCAGGTGAGTTCTTGTTATATTGATAAATAATTTTAGTCATGTATGCCCTTCAGCTAATCCAATTGTTGAATATGAAATTGACTGCTACCTAGATTGCTCTTTTTACTTTGGTATTTGGATTGCTCATACTTGATGGATCGGAAAAGACTATGCCAACATTTCTTGTTTCACTTTGCTCTGCAGAGTACTTTTTAATAAGTTCCTGTTGGAAATTAATTTGTGTTCTTGAGATAACAAAGTCAAATTGGATTTAACTAAGGTGAAATGCACGCATGGTAAGTGAATTGTTTAGAGCTATCACTAGAACATACATGTACTAGAAGATCGGTGATCAGCTAGCTGTAAAATGTTATGTCGGCAGGGAGTAATTCAAAAGGAAatttactagctagctagttttgAGCTGTAAAAACGTGTTACTGTAGCAGGTCGGTCACGGTAGCAACCAACCTAAAATTCCTATAAAAGGACATATACCCCGATGTAACAAAAGCTGTCTTGGCTTGT
The window above is part of the Oryza sativa Japonica Group chromosome 7, ASM3414082v1 genome. Proteins encoded here:
- the LOC4342372 gene encoding U4/U6 small nuclear ribonucleoprotein Prp31 homolog, which codes for MASLADSFLADLDELSDNEAYPEEENAEAVGMDEDGGEDMLDLESLNYDDLDSVSKLQKTQCYNDIMQKVEDALQKGTDFSNQGSILEEDPEYQLIVDFNALSVDIENEIIIIHNFIRDKYRLKFPELESLVHHPIDYARVVQKIGNEIDLTLVDLEGLLPSAIIMVVSVTASTTNGKPLSEENLAKTIEACERALTLDAAKKKVLDFVESRMGRIAPNLSAIVGSAVASKLMGTAGGLGALAKMPACNVQLLGAKKKNLAGFSSATSQFRVGYLEQTEVFQSTPPALRTSACRLIAAKSTLAARINSIRGDPTGKAGRNLLEEIRKKIEKWQEPPPAKLPKPLPVPDSEPKKKRGGRRLRKMKERYAQTDMMKLANRMQFGVPEESSLGDGLGEGYGMLGQAGSGKLRVSAAQSKLAAKVAKKFKEKSYGSSGATSGLTSSLAFTPVQGIELSNPQSHGNLLGSGTQSTYFSETGTFSKIKRN
- the LOC4342371 gene encoding classical arabinogalactan protein 9, with translation MRSLFYVTFLAILSINVHSSACLRLLAETPLPVIPNGQPGAPAPPPPANIPVNLPANVPPEMPANLPANVPPEMLASLPANLPANVPPEMVASLPANVPPETLSKIPANVSPDVLANLPPDVLAKLPANVSPEMLADMPPEVLVNLPPDVQKQLPANVPPEKLVAELAAAGKNQPAVAAAAGIPQMPKMPDFSGLTDLSFPPMPSAKMPSMPHNITLFGFDVQIPEFINKMVDEETT